The sequence TCGTTGGGATAGCGGCATGCCTTCTGGCCGCGACATTAGGGAATTCGCAGGCCCTGGCTGATGGGGGGACCATCAGCTTCAGCGGAGGCGTGTATGCGCCGACCTGCAGTAATGCGGGGGATGCGCGCGACCACGCGAGTGAGGGGTCACGCATCCGGTGCGAAGGTGCTGCCGGTGCCGTGTCGGGCAATGCTTCGGCTTACGGCTTGCGGGTGACGCCGTTGACCGGATCGGTCGATGACGGCAATCCGCTGCTCGATTACTTTGTCGGCAACCTGGCGCCCGATCAGCGGACGCAGGCCCAACTGGTCACACGCACTTACGAGTGACGTCGCTCGAATCGAGGGAAGGGCTTTCCCGATCCCTCGATTCGGGCCGCTTTGCTATTGGTAGGTCAGCGTATAGGTCGCGGTTGCCTTGACGCTGCCGCCCGACGGACGGGCCGTGCCCGTCTGGTAGTAGCGCACGCCGTAGGGAACGATGGTCTGGGTGGTCGTGATGCCCTTGCTGACCGGCGTCCCGAAGGTGACAGCCGACGTGCCGGTGGGATCGGTGACCTGCACGCCCACGCCTGTCGCGGTGCCCGTGCTGGTGATGCCGCCCACGACGCCGGCAAGCGGCGTGGTCGTGTCCAGCTGCACTGACAGCTGCACGCCTGCCTGGCAATTGAGGATCAGATTGAAACCGGTGGCGCCCGCGGTGGAGCCCTTGGCGCCAAACATGGCGGTATAGACCGTGGGCATCTGCACGTTGGTGGGTTCGGTGACCGCCGTGCACGCAGGACCCTTGAGCACGGTCTGGTTCTGCGTGATGAAGATCTGGATCGGATCGGCGCCCTGGAACATCCATGCACCCAGCTGCCCGGCGGCGAGAACGGCGCCGTTGGCGATCGGTCCGGTGACGACCAGCTGCAGTTCGGTGGCGACCGAGAAGTCGTAGGTGCCGCCCGTAATGGTGTCGGCATTGTTCGCCGGCATGTACGTCGTGCCATTGCCGTGGGCCAGGCGGTAACCGAGTCCCGGGACATTGGTCGGAAAGATCGTCGCGCCCGACGTGGGCTGCGAACTGATGTAGTTCTTGATGCCGCCACGCGTGGTGCCGTTGGTGCAGGTCACGCTGGGCGGGTTGGCCGGAGACACCTGGCCAGACGCCCACAGGACCGTACCCACCGGCGCGCTGGCGGGCACATAGATGCTTGCCGGCGGCGAGTAGTACACCGGCGACCAGGAGTAGCCTTTGTCGATAGAGCAGCTCGCATGGGCGAAGCGCGGCAGCAACGAGGCTGCCATCAACAACAGCATCAGGCCAAAGGCGCGCAGGAAGCAGCGAAGACAGAAAGACTCGTGCATCAGGGAACCCTCGGTGCCTGCTGAGCGGATGCGGGAGCCGCGCAGGTGGTTTCAATCGTGTCGTAGCTCTGGTCGCCCTTCTTGAACGGCTTGAGCTGGTAAGCAAACGAGCAGGACTTCGCGTTGCCGTCTTCGTCGTGCCAGCGGACGGTCAGTTCGCCCTGGTCCTGCACGCCGCGGACCAGCATGCGGCCGGCCTGGCCGACCACGCCCATCGAGCGATCCTGTGCATCGACCACTTCCGAGCCGAAGGGCACCGCGTCGCCGTTGGACAGGCGCGCGCGGATGATGGCGCCGCGACCGCTGCTGGTCTTGAACTTAACCAGCACCACGGCGCCGCCGTAGGGCGCGACCTGCGTGCTGGTGTTGTCGAGCTGGACATTGAGCGGCAGGCCGGTCGGATCGAGATCGATGCCGTTGAGCGTGTACGGCGTCAGATAGGGCACCAGTGCATAGCCCTTGCCATTCACGCGGACACTGGCCGAGGACGACACGCGGGCACCGGCGGCATCGGGCGCGGACACGAGGGCCACCGTATCGCCCGTCGTCTGCCCGAAGGTCACGCCGCCACTGTGGATCACCAGTGCGCCGGAGGCACCCAACGAGGCCTGCGAGTAGTTGTCGCCCTTGCCGTAGCTGCCGTTGAGCTGGCCGTAGGCGCTGCGATAACCGAGGTTGACGCTGCCGGCGGTGCCGCTGTTGTCGCTGTCATGCGAGGCGGTGGCGCCGTAGGAGAACTGGTTCTCCTCGCCGGCGGAACCGAACAGCATGGCCTGCTGGCTGGTGCGACCTTCGCTGCTGCGGCTGACGGAGGCGGTGAGGTTGGGTGCATGCGCGGCCGAGCCGAGCGGCAGCGTGATGCTGGCAAAGAACTGCGTTTCGTTGCGGCCAAGCAAGTCGCGCAGGCGCGTGGCCGTCAGGCTGTAGCTGACGCTCTTGTAGTGGTTGGTGTAGCCGAGCTGGTACTGCGTATCGCGGCTGCCACGGTTCCAGTAGTCGCGCGTCGACAGGTTGGTATAGAGCTGCCCGCCCGACTCGCCCAGCTGCTGCGTGAGCGACAGGTCGAAGCGGTTGCGCGCCTGGTCGACGCCCTGGTTGCTGGTCTGCCCGTTGAGCAGCTGGCTCTGCAGCTGTTGCTGCTGCTCGGGCGTCAGCACGCCGGGAATGACGTTGCCGAGCGCATCGCGCGGCACGGCCGGGCCGGTGGCGAATACCTGCATGCCGCGGCGCGCGAAATCGCGTGCGCGCAGCGCGTCCTGCAGGCCAAGGAAGCCGCTGGTCGAGTAGCGATAGGCAGCAACAGTCAGCGACGTGTTGGTCTGCGGCAGGATCTTGCTGTAGCTCAGGCGAAGGCTCTGGCCGCTCATCGAATCCATGCCGGGGATCTGCGTGCGTGCGGCAGTGATGTCTGCGGCAAGTGCGCCCCAGCGCGTGTTGAAAGCGGTACCCACCAGTGCGGACGCATAACCCTGCGAACCCACCACGCCGGCATAACCGGTCAGCAGGTTGGTGAAGCCGCGCTGCACCGTGGCCTGGACCACGTCGGGGCGATGCGACAGCGAGTTGTCGCGCACTTCGCCGGCAGCGATGTTGAAGCGAGTGACGCCCGGGCGCAGCAGCTGCGCGACCGAAGCGTAGGGCACGGAGAAGCTGCGCACGCGACCATCGGCTTCGGTCACCGTCACGTCCAGGTCGCCGCCATAACCGGTGGCGAACAGGTCATTGATGGTGAAGGCGCCGGGCGTCACCGTGGTCTGGTAGATGATGATGCCGTTCTGGCGAACGACGACCTTGGCGTTCGTTTCGGCCACGCCGCGCACGGTCGGCGCGTAACCGCGCAGCGACTCCGGCAGCATGCGGTCGTCGGTGCCCAGCTGCACGCCGCGCAGGCTGATGCTGTCGAACATCTCACCGCTGGTGAAGGTGTCGCCGATCGTCAGCTGGGCGCGCCACGAAGGAATATCGCGCTGCACGAAGCTGGCGATGTTGTCCCAGTGGCGACGCGTGCCCAGGCCACCGCCGGACACGATGTTGTAGCTGGAGTTCTGGCGGAAATGCCACAGCCCCACGTTGAGCGCCGCGTTGAGGCCCAGGTACGTCGAGGTGAAGCTGCTGCCGTTGCTGGTGGAGCGGTAGCTGTTGGCGTTGTAGTTCAGCAGGAAGGCCGGCACGCCGGCGTCCCAGTATTCGGGGCTGACATAACCGCGCGCCGACTGGCCCATGTAGGCCTGTGGGATGCCGATGTCCAGGCGGAGGTCGTTCTGGTTGAAGCTCACCGTGGCGCCCGGGATGTGCGCGGCGAGGTTCACGCAATCGCCCTTGGCGATCACGGGCAGTTTGCCGTCCTTGTCCGCCGGCAGCTTGAGGTTGATCTGTTGCAGTAGTTCGGGCGTGACGCAGGCGATGGCGCTGTTGCTGCCTTGCGGCGCATCGAAGCGGACATCGCGACGAGCAACGAAGCCGTCGTTGAGATAGACGTCGATGTTGTAGTTGCCGGGTGTCACCGGGTTGCCGCGCTCGAAGCGCGAAAGGTCATCGGTGTTCTTGCCGCCGGCCGACAACATGCTGCGGTCGAAGCTGGCCTCCACGGCGGCGTCGGCCGTCGTGGCAACGGGCGCGCTGGCTCCGTTGGCGGCCGCGTCGGCGGCATGTGCCGTGCCGTGCAGGGCCATCGCGATGGCCAGACAGCAGGCCGCGCGACGGCACGCCACCAGGGCGTTCCCGCGTTCGGTCTGTGTCATGGCGCGCCGAAAGGTCACGAGCGAACCTCGCCCTTGAAGTTGCTGGCAGCGCCGAAGTCATTGATGGTGCTGAACGTGACGGCCGTGCCGGCCGGGAGCGCGGTCAGGCCTGGCATGCTTAGCTTGAGCGTGCCCTTGGGATCGACCATGCCCGAGTCGACGGTCAGGGTCTTGCCGCCAGCGACCACGGTCACTTCGCTGAAGGTGATGTAGTACGGCGTGGGATTGGTCACCTGCAGGGCATTGCCCTGGCCATCGGCGACAACTTTCCAGGTCAGTTGCTCCGGCGCCTTGGCCGGATCGACATTGAGATTGGCCGGGCGATAGAACAACTTGATGCGCGTGCGCACGGCGAACTGCAGGATGTTGGCATTGGCGCGCTCGCCGGTCGGCTTCGGCGGCACTTCGAGCACATTGAGCCAGAACAGCGACTCGCGATCGGCCGGCAGCGCTTCCTGGGTGTAGACGATGCGCAGGCTCTGGCCTTTGTGAGCGTCCATGCGGAACAGCGGCGGCGTGATCAGGAACGGCACGTCGACCTTGTCCGGCGTGGACTTGGGGTCGCCACGATCGATCCACGACTGCACCAGCGCGGGCTCATCGCCCTCGTTGTTGAGGCGCAGCGTCGTCTCGCCCTTGTCGCCCGGGAACACCACGCGGGTGCCACCGACCACGACACTGGCTGAAGCCGACCCGAGCGTGAGGCAAAGCGCCACCAGGCCCGCGCCGAATGCGCGAACGGAATCTTTCATGACGGGAAAATCCGGAGAGTGGAAAACTGCGCCGCGGCCGGCATATCCGGCCGCGGCAGCGGGTCTTACTGGTACACCATGGTGAATTCGACGGAGCTCTTCACCTGGCCGGCACCAGCGGCGCCAGTGGCCCTGTACTGCACGATGTAAGGCATGGTGGCCGCGCCGGTCCCATCGAGGTTCTGGACGTGCGAGTTCTGCCCGGTGACCGTCGACTGGCCCAGCAGGACGGCGGAGTTGTCATCCGCGTTGAGGATCTGCAGTTCCACGTTGGTGGCGGCGCCCGTGCCGAACGTGTTCTTCAGGTTGTTGGAGGTGGTGTTGATGTTGCCGGCGCTGCTGGAGAACAGCGTCTGCACCTTCTTCACCGCCGGGTCGCAACCGGTGATGGCGATCGAGAAAGCGGTGGCACCGGCGGTGGCGCCGGTGGTGGCCAGCGACGGGGCGAACACCCACGGCAGGGCCACGGTCGGCAGCGTGGTCGGGGTGCCGTAGTTGGCGCCGTTGACCTTGCAGGTCTGGGCCACGATCTGGCCGGTGAAGTTGATGGTGCCGTCGGCGGCCTGGGCGGCCATCGGGGCGAGGGCCGCTGCGCCAAGGCTGGCGATCAGGGCGGCGGAGAGCAGGATCTTGGTCATGGCAAATGGTCCTTCGAGATTATTTTTGTGTTGCTAGTTAGGTGCGTTCTGGACGACGCAGTGACACGTGTCGGGTAACCCCTCTGCGTCCACTTGGCTCCCCAGCTTGGTGCTGTGGAGCCACCGGGTCGCTTGTCGGTGCCAAAGCAGGACTCGTGCCAAGGTGTGAACTAGCTCACATTTCCTAATGTGAACTATCTCACAGTTTTTTCTGACGCGGTCTTAACGCGCGTCAAAATGCCGTCTCAGACCCCAGTGCGTCAAAAAGTGACACTGGGCGCCCAAGTTCTTGCTTCTGCGATGGATTTTTTATTGCGTTTGAATCGGTTCTACCCGGGTTGTCAAGGGTGCTTGACAGGACTTGGTGGCAGGGCATAGCATTTCTGTCAAGTTTGCTTGACAGGCTGTGAAGCGCAGCCGCCGCCCTCCGGATGGGGATTTGAAGGGCGCGTCTCAGGCGGTTTCGGGCGCAATACGCCCAAAGGGGGCACATCCATGGACTACTGGATTCAACGCATCGCCGCGCTGCGGCCATGGCAGCGCTGGACGCTGACCATCCTGTCCATTTGCGTCTTCTCGACGCTCACCGGTACCGCCCTTGCCACACCCAGCCGCTTGCTACGCGTGGCCTGCATCGCCGGCATCGTCGGCATGACCTATGTGCTGGCCATCATGGGGCGCGCCATCAGTTGCGGCGGCGAACGCGTGCGCAAGGAAGACAGCCGCTACATGCGCGAAATCATGATCGCCACGGCATTGTATATGGTGGTGATGCTGGTGGTCTGGCCCCTGCAGAAGCACACCGACGTGCTGGGCCTGCGCTACGCCGCCGCCATCTCGCCGCTGGTCCCGCTCGCCATGATGATTCGCGCGATGGTGCGCTATGTGATGGCCTGCGATGAGTTCATGCAGCGCATGAACCTGCTGGCGCTGTCGTGGGCGACGGGCGTGGTGGCTTTCGGTTCGATGGCCGCGGGTTTCCTGTCCTCGGCCAAGCTCATCGAACTGGACGGCACCGCCTTCATCCTGGTGTATCCGGCCATGTGCATCGTCTATGGCCTGGCGCTGGCCTGGAACAAGCGACGCTACAGCTGATGGATAACCGGGTCCGCGAACTTCGCAGCGATCGCAACTGGTCGCAGGCCGACCTGGCCGAGCGCCTGGATGTATCGCGGCAGACCATCAATGCCATCGAAACGGGCAAGTACGACCCGAGCCTGCCGCTGGCCTTCAAGATCGCGCGCCTGTTCGGGCTGGCGATCGAAACCATCTTCCTGCCGGCGGACGAGCCGGGGGACGTCGGTACTCCTGGGGGGAGTTCCGCTGCATGACGTGTACCGGGGTCGATGTCGGCTCCGGTTTCAAGACATCGAGGGAAGGAAGGATCTGATATGCCAAGCAAAGGAAGAACCGCCTTGCGCGTCGCAGCCGTGGTCATTGGCCTGGGTGCGCTGGCGTGGCACAACATGCATCCGCGCCAGGCGGCGACGGAGGACAACGAAGCCGCTGCTGCGGCACCGGTGAGCGCACCCACCACGCCCGCCAAGCCGGAAACCTGGCAGCTGGGCTCGCTGACGCTCACGCCCTGCGAACTGGGGCAGCCCAACAGTGGCATGACCACCGCCGCGTGGTGCGCGCCTTTTGAGGTGCCGGAGAACCGCAAGGATCCGAACAGCCGCAAGATCCGCCTGAAGCTGGGCATCATCCGGTCGACGGCGCAGCTGGCCAGCAAGGACATGCTGGTGCTGCTGGCCGGTGGCCCGGGGCAGGCGGCGACCGAGACCTGGCCGGGCGTCGTGCCCGCCCTGCAGCCGCTGACGGCGCATCGCCACGTCGTGCTGCTGGATCAGCGCGGCACCGGCGGCTCCAACCCGTTGAGCTGCGCGACTGCGAACAAGG comes from Dyella terrae and encodes:
- a CDS encoding helix-turn-helix transcriptional regulator translates to MDNRVRELRSDRNWSQADLAERLDVSRQTINAIETGKYDPSLPLAFKIARLFGLAIETIFLPADEPGDVGTPGGSSAA
- a CDS encoding fimbrial protein, coding for MTKILLSAALIASLGAAALAPMAAQAADGTINFTGQIVAQTCKVNGANYGTPTTLPTVALPWVFAPSLATTGATAGATAFSIAITGCDPAVKKVQTLFSSSAGNINTTSNNLKNTFGTGAATNVELQILNADDNSAVLLGQSTVTGQNSHVQNLDGTGAATMPYIVQYRATGAAGAGQVKSSVEFTMVYQ
- a CDS encoding fimbrial biogenesis chaperone, encoding MKDSVRAFGAGLVALCLTLGSASASVVVGGTRVVFPGDKGETTLRLNNEGDEPALVQSWIDRGDPKSTPDKVDVPFLITPPLFRMDAHKGQSLRIVYTQEALPADRESLFWLNVLEVPPKPTGERANANILQFAVRTRIKLFYRPANLNVDPAKAPEQLTWKVVADGQGNALQVTNPTPYYITFSEVTVVAGGKTLTVDSGMVDPKGTLKLSMPGLTALPAGTAVTFSTINDFGAASNFKGEVRS
- a CDS encoding fimbria/pilus outer membrane usher protein, producing MTQTERGNALVACRRAACCLAIAMALHGTAHAADAAANGASAPVATTADAAVEASFDRSMLSAGGKNTDDLSRFERGNPVTPGNYNIDVYLNDGFVARRDVRFDAPQGSNSAIACVTPELLQQINLKLPADKDGKLPVIAKGDCVNLAAHIPGATVSFNQNDLRLDIGIPQAYMGQSARGYVSPEYWDAGVPAFLLNYNANSYRSTSNGSSFTSTYLGLNAALNVGLWHFRQNSSYNIVSGGGLGTRRHWDNIASFVQRDIPSWRAQLTIGDTFTSGEMFDSISLRGVQLGTDDRMLPESLRGYAPTVRGVAETNAKVVVRQNGIIIYQTTVTPGAFTINDLFATGYGGDLDVTVTEADGRVRSFSVPYASVAQLLRPGVTRFNIAAGEVRDNSLSHRPDVVQATVQRGFTNLLTGYAGVVGSQGYASALVGTAFNTRWGALAADITAARTQIPGMDSMSGQSLRLSYSKILPQTNTSLTVAAYRYSTSGFLGLQDALRARDFARRGMQVFATGPAVPRDALGNVIPGVLTPEQQQQLQSQLLNGQTSNQGVDQARNRFDLSLTQQLGESGGQLYTNLSTRDYWNRGSRDTQYQLGYTNHYKSVSYSLTATRLRDLLGRNETQFFASITLPLGSAAHAPNLTASVSRSSEGRTSQQAMLFGSAGEENQFSYGATASHDSDNSGTAGSVNLGYRSAYGQLNGSYGKGDNYSQASLGASGALVIHSGGVTFGQTTGDTVALVSAPDAAGARVSSSASVRVNGKGYALVPYLTPYTLNGIDLDPTGLPLNVQLDNTSTQVAPYGGAVVLVKFKTSSGRGAIIRARLSNGDAVPFGSEVVDAQDRSMGVVGQAGRMLVRGVQDQGELTVRWHDEDGNAKSCSFAYQLKPFKKGDQSYDTIETTCAAPASAQQAPRVP
- a CDS encoding fimbrial protein, whose amino-acid sequence is MHESFCLRCFLRAFGLMLLLMAASLLPRFAHASCSIDKGYSWSPVYYSPPASIYVPASAPVGTVLWASGQVSPANPPSVTCTNGTTRGGIKNYISSQPTSGATIFPTNVPGLGYRLAHGNGTTYMPANNADTITGGTYDFSVATELQLVVTGPIANGAVLAAGQLGAWMFQGADPIQIFITQNQTVLKGPACTAVTEPTNVQMPTVYTAMFGAKGSTAGATGFNLILNCQAGVQLSVQLDTTTPLAGVVGGITSTGTATGVGVQVTDPTGTSAVTFGTPVSKGITTTQTIVPYGVRYYQTGTARPSGGSVKATATYTLTYQ